A region of the Candidatus Sysuiplasma jiujiangense genome:
CTCAGCTTACCTGGGAGTGATGAAGGAGGGCAAATCCTTCAAGATTGCTGGTTCCAGCACAGGACACGGCATGACCAGATTAACACACATGGGGAGAGTGTAAGACCCGGGGGACCACATCCCCGGATTTTCCCCCGAGGCTGTTCTCGTCGAAACGTGAACCACCCCCGGGAAACCGGGAGGTAGCCCGTGAATTTGTTCGGGGAGTGTGTCACTTGAGATCAAACCTGTCCAGGTCCATCACCTTGACCCATGCTGACACAAAATCCTTCACGAATTTTTCCTTTCCGTCATTGCTTCCATAGACTTCAGCAACCGCACGTAGCTCAGAATGAGAACCAAATATCAAGTCTACGCGGCTGGCGGTCCATCTGATTTTCCCTGTTTTCGCATCTCTCCCTTCAAACTGAGTATGTGAATCATCCTTCGCTTTCCACGTGATTCCCATGTTTAGAAGGTTCACGTAGAAGTCATTTGTAAGCACTCCGGGGCGTTCTGTAAAGACTCCGCTTTGAGAGTGACCATAATTTGCGTCCAATACTCTCATTCCTCCCACCAGAACAACCATTTCGGGTATTGTGAGGGTAAGCTGCTGTGCTTTATCTATGAGTTGGAATTCCTCATGCTTCCTGCCACTGGAACCGGATATGTAGTTACGAAAACCATCAGCTTTAGGCTCCAGCACAGCAAAAGACATTGCATCTGTTTGCTCCTCCAGAGCATCCATTCGTCCCGGAACAAAGGGAACTTCAATATCGAAACCGCCGTCTCTGGCAGCCTTCTCAATGCCGGTGTTACCTGCCAGAACTATGAGATCTGCAAGCGATATCTTCTTCCCGTCTTTTGCACTGGAGTTGAAATCCCTCCTTATACTTTCCAGAACATTGAGGACTCTGCTTAACTGTTCAGGTTCATTGGATTCCCAGCTTCTCTGCGGTTCAAATCTTATGCGTGACCCATTTGCTCCGCCCCTCTTATCACCACCCCTGAAGGTTGAAGCGGAGGACCATGCTGTGTATACTAGTTCACGTACTTTCAGGCCCGAATTGAGGATAGCTGTCTTCAGATTTTGTATGTCCTCTTCATCAACCAGTTTATGGTTTACCGCCGGTATCGGATCCTGCCATATGAGATCTTCTGCAGGCACTTCAGGGCCTAGATATCTTGCTTTAGGACCCATATCACGATGCGTTAGCTTAAACCATGCTCTTGCAAAGGCGTCAGCAAACTCATCCGGATGTTCGAAATAGTGCCTGGAGATTTTTTCGTATGCCGGATCGAACCGCAGAGAAAGATCTGTGGTGAGCATTGTTGGTGGATGGCGCTTATTAGGGTCATGTGCGTCCGGTACTGTATTTGCTCCTGCCCCGTCCTTGGCGACCCACTGATATGCACCGGCAGGACTCTTTGTAAGTTCCCACTCATATCCGAAAAGTGTGGCAAAGAAATTATTGCTCCACTTTGTAGGTGTTGTCGTCCAGGTGACTTCCGGTCCGCCACCAATGGCGTCACCGCCTTTACCAGACTTGTATTTGCTTATCCATCCGAGTCCTTGATTCTCTATTGGTGCAGCCTCCGGTGCTGGTCCTACGAATGATACCGGACCGGCTCCATGCGTTTTCCCGAAAGTGTGCCCTCCTGCAATGAGTGCAACAGTCTCCTCATCATTCATTGCCATTCGGGAAAAAGATTCCCGGATGTCCTTTGCTGCCGCTACTGGATCTGGAACGCCATTTGGTCCCTCTGGATTTACATAAATAAGCCCCATCTGGACTGCAGCAAGTGGCTTTTCAAGTTCTCTGTCGCCAGTATAACGCTTATCGCCAAGCCACTCGTCTTCGCTTCCCCAATATACCGATTCGTCGGGTTCATAAACATCCTCTCTTCCCCCGCCAAATCCGAAGGTTTTGAAACCCATTGTTTCCATTGCTACATTGGCGGTAAGGATGATTAAATCCCCCCAGGAAATCTTCTTGCCATATTTCTGCTTGATTGGCCAGATCAGTCTTCTAGCCCTGTCAAGAAGCACATTGTCCGGCCAGCTGTTAATCGGAGCAAAGCGCTGTTGTGCCGAACCGCCGCCACCCCTCCCGTCGTAAATTCTATATGTGCCGGCACTGTGCCAGGCCATCCTGATAAATAAAGGACCATAATTGCCAAAATCAGCCGGCCACCATTCCTGAGAGCTGGTCAGAAGCTCTGCAATATCCTTCTTTACCGTCGCAAGATCCAGGCTATTGAACTCCCTGCGATAATCAAAATCCTTATCCATTGGATTCGATTTGGGTGAATTCTGACGAAGAACCCTGAGGTCCAACCTCTCTGGCCACCATTCCTGAATACTCTTGCCTGCTCTTCTGCCATGGTTAACGGGTAAATCGCTTTCGCTCATCAGTTTATACCTCCTCAGATTGCTTTCCTGACTTGTGTATTGAAGGCGCAACAGTATGATTTTACATGACCTGCCTCTAGACTAAGGAAAGTCGTACAAATTTGCCCTTCTGTTATTCTCAATCAACGCATCCTCTTTATCCTTTTCCATATTTTCGATGTACTGGCAGAGGGTAAAAAATTATATCTTGCGTGTATTTAAACGCCCTGCAGACATAAACTTGCCAAAGGTCCTTGACATAATAACTTGAAATAATTTCTTACACTTTCCTTTCACGATTCCTGCAAGACAGGAAGACCAGATCGTGAAATGATTCTCAGAATGCTACATCCACACCGTAAACATCCTGACTGGAATTATACAATCATTCATTAGAAAAAAATCCAGGTTATTATGTCAAAGACCCTTAGCACAACTCTTCGCATCCGTCCCTGCAGCGGCTGCCGTCGGAGTATTCTTCGGCTACGGGACGGCCAGTCTGACGCATTTCGGCGCGACCGTTCCGGGATCCATGGGCCCTTACGTTGCTCTTCTGGCTGAATTCATAATGACATTCTTCTTCCTTTGGGCAATAGTTACAAATTTCATAGTAAGATATTTCCTATGAATTTGTCTGGCAGCGAACGGAGACTATAGACTCCCGCCAGCCCCAGCAGCCTGATGTTCTGCACACCATTCATGTCGGCGTCATCTCTGTGTCCACAATGGACGCACCTGAACACCTTGCCGCTGCGGCTTCGCCTGTCCCACTTGCCGCAGAACCGGCAGAACTGCGATGTCTTCCAGGGGGACACACATCTCGGCTCAATCCCCTGTTCCTCACATCTCTGCTCAAGCCATTCTGCTTCCCTGGCATAAAGCCGGTGGGACAGCCGTCTGTTATGTGCACGCGGAAACATTCAGCGCGTCCGTGATTTAACGGAGTGTAAATCCTCGATGGCCGGTGTCCTGACACCTGACAGATCGAGCCTCTTCAGCTCGCTGAATGCCTTCTGC
Encoded here:
- the katG gene encoding catalase/peroxidase HPI, with amino-acid sequence MSESDLPVNHGRRAGKSIQEWWPERLDLRVLRQNSPKSNPMDKDFDYRREFNSLDLATVKKDIAELLTSSQEWWPADFGNYGPLFIRMAWHSAGTYRIYDGRGGGGSAQQRFAPINSWPDNVLLDRARRLIWPIKQKYGKKISWGDLIILTANVAMETMGFKTFGFGGGREDVYEPDESVYWGSEDEWLGDKRYTGDRELEKPLAAVQMGLIYVNPEGPNGVPDPVAAAKDIRESFSRMAMNDEETVALIAGGHTFGKTHGAGPVSFVGPAPEAAPIENQGLGWISKYKSGKGGDAIGGGPEVTWTTTPTKWSNNFFATLFGYEWELTKSPAGAYQWVAKDGAGANTVPDAHDPNKRHPPTMLTTDLSLRFDPAYEKISRHYFEHPDEFADAFARAWFKLTHRDMGPKARYLGPEVPAEDLIWQDPIPAVNHKLVDEEDIQNLKTAILNSGLKVRELVYTAWSSASTFRGGDKRGGANGSRIRFEPQRSWESNEPEQLSRVLNVLESIRRDFNSSAKDGKKISLADLIVLAGNTGIEKAARDGGFDIEVPFVPGRMDALEEQTDAMSFAVLEPKADGFRNYISGSSGRKHEEFQLIDKAQQLTLTIPEMVVLVGGMRVLDANYGHSQSGVFTERPGVLTNDFYVNLLNMGITWKAKDDSHTQFEGRDAKTGKIRWTASRVDLIFGSHSELRAVAEVYGSNDGKEKFVKDFVSAWVKVMDLDRFDLK
- a CDS encoding transposase — its product is MFPRAHNRRLSHRLYAREAEWLEQRCEEQGIEPRCVSPWKTSQFCRFCGKWDRRSRSGKVFRCVHCGHRDDADMNGVQNIRLLGLAGVYSLRSLPDKFIGNILL